The Desulfonauticus submarinus genome includes the window TAAGAAAATGCATTGAAAAGGTAGAGGCTAAAAAAGCAAAAGATATTATGATTACTGAGTTTGTTTATTTAAAACCTACTGATCATGTTATGGAAGCTGAGGCCTTGATTGTAGAAAGAGGAATTAATTCTTTGCCAGTTTTAGATGAAAACAAAAGACTGGTGGGCGAGGTCAATCGCAGAGATATTTTAGCCTACTTTTCTAGTATCTGCGAGTACTGTGCCTTAAAAAATTTCCAAGCTGTGGATGTTAGTACCATTGATTGTCCTGAAAAAATTCAAGAGTGCTATGCCAAGCTAATTGCAGAAGAACAATAAAGGAGGACTTTAATGTTTTGGACAGCTACACTCATTTTTATCATTGCTTATGCAGTGATTGTCTCGGAAAAGATACATAAAA containing:
- a CDS encoding CBS domain-containing protein; amino-acid sequence: RKCIEKVEAKKAKDIMITEFVYLKPTDHVMEAEALIVERGINSLPVLDENKRLVGEVNRRDILAYFSSICEYCALKNFQAVDVSTIDCPEKIQECYAKLIAEEQ